One genomic segment of Methanothermococcus okinawensis IH1 includes these proteins:
- a CDS encoding site-2 protease family protein: MEISSLKVILLFALLWTILYVVYGNRPNNSNTGLKTYYGIFGILRTSLGIKTISKLGKYKIWQKISILLIPICIAVSIITFYMLVNSTIQLFNGTVPKETSKPIIFLFGNTIPWIPGILALVIGITFHELAHGIVARSFNLNIKSTGLLLALGIPLGAFVEMGDDFKNASKKVRGAVASAGPVANIIIFLMALFITPYFYGAPTSLTITQVLPDHPANGVLMKGDILYSIDEKRINSLSEFYNSVKGIKPNENIKISILRNNELKTVELTTSKDGKIGIIAEPSKNLLFVLQTLYWTSMLNLMLGFFNLLPALPLDGFHVWNALPELMRDIKRNSKKLKRISEYMEYLINEKNLASISLMVWMIIFASVIYSFV; the protein is encoded by the coding sequence GTGGAAATATCTTCCTTAAAGGTAATATTATTATTTGCACTACTCTGGACAATACTATATGTAGTGTATGGAAACAGACCAAACAATAGTAATACTGGATTAAAAACATACTATGGAATATTTGGAATATTAAGAACTTCATTAGGTATAAAAACCATAAGTAAACTTGGAAAATACAAGATATGGCAAAAAATATCCATCTTATTAATTCCAATATGTATTGCTGTGAGTATTATTACATTTTATATGCTTGTAAATTCTACAATCCAACTATTCAATGGAACAGTGCCAAAAGAGACTTCAAAACCTATTATATTTTTATTTGGAAATACCATTCCGTGGATTCCCGGAATTTTGGCACTTGTAATTGGAATTACATTTCATGAACTTGCACATGGTATTGTAGCACGCTCATTTAATTTAAATATAAAAAGCACAGGATTACTTCTTGCCTTGGGAATTCCCCTTGGTGCTTTTGTTGAGATGGGGGATGATTTTAAAAATGCCAGTAAAAAGGTAAGGGGTGCCGTAGCATCAGCAGGACCTGTGGCAAATATTATAATATTCCTAATGGCATTATTTATAACACCTTACTTCTACGGAGCTCCTACATCATTAACCATTACGCAAGTATTACCAGACCATCCAGCAAATGGGGTGCTTATGAAAGGAGATATATTATATTCCATTGATGAGAAAAGAATAAATTCACTATCTGAGTTTTATAACTCTGTAAAGGGCATAAAACCAAACGAAAACATAAAAATAAGTATTTTAAGAAATAACGAGTTAAAAACTGTTGAATTAACCACTTCAAAGGATGGTAAAATAGGAATAATTGCAGAACCTTCAAAAAACCTACTATTTGTTCTCCAAACATTATATTGGACTAGTATGTTAAATCTTATGCTTGGATTCTTCAACCTATTGCCTGCATTGCCATTGGATGGTTTTCATGTATGGAATGCATTACCTGAGCTCATGCGCGATATAAAAAGAAATAGTAAAAAATTAAAAAGAATTTCAGAGTATATGGAATATTTAATAAATGAAAAAAATTTAGCATCTATAAGCTTAATGGTTTGGATGATTATATTTGCCTCTGTAATATATTCATTTGTATAA